A single window of Narcine bancroftii isolate sNarBan1 chromosome 13, sNarBan1.hap1, whole genome shotgun sequence DNA harbors:
- the rassf8b gene encoding ras association domain-containing protein 8b isoform X1 has translation MELKVWVEGVQRIVCGVTEATTCQEVVIALAQAIGRTGRYALIEKWRETERYLAPQENPLVALNKWGQYASDVQFILRRTGPSLSERPTSDSVGRGPERTLYRQSLPPLAKLRPQNDRSLRRKEPKRKSLTFTGPKGFVDIFGKGKDLEVKQQALACRATVEEFKKVVYLQKETLHTLERKLESNHAEMRYWEGKAGFRIEEEILRLEQRIKKNAIEIEEEEFWENEWQIEQENEKQLAEQLEEVNLRIRDCDEKLKDHKQKIQKIEKGIEAEKVQQEIRGSQVNEEEVKESLVKIRRDIELKNQHSTRLQNSLRAVERTLGQAIKKLQEKELELEQLTKELRQVNLQQFIQQTGTKVTVLPVQPTEEELPLAQEKAAPLMSTGSLKWPPSTRQLPSNLRILQNPLTSGFNPEGIYV, from the exons atggagctgaaggtgtggGTCGAAGGGGTCCAGCGCATTGTGTGTGGTGTCACCGAGGCGACCACATGCCAGGAGGTGGTCATTGCCCTGGCTCAGGCTATCG GAAGAACAGGCCGATATGCTCTTATTGAGAAATGGAGAGAGACGGAACGCTATCTGGCCCCTCAGGAGAATCCATTGGTCGCCCTGAATAAGTGGGGCCAGTATGCCAGTGACGTGCAGTTTATCCTCCGCCGCACGGGCCCTTCTCTAAGCGAGCGGCCCACATCAGACAGCGTCGGGCGTGGGCCCGAAAGGACGTTGTACAGGCAAAGCCTGCCACCCTTGGCAAAACTGAGGCCCCAGAATGACAGGTCACTTAGAAGGAAGGAGCCAAAGAGAAAGTCCTTGACCTTCACCGGTCCAAAAGGCTTCGTTGACATTTTCGGGAAGGGAAAGGATTTGGAGGTGAAGCAACAAGCTCTCGCCTGCAGAGCTACTGTGGAAGAGTTCAAGAAAGTGGTTTATCTGCAGAAGGAGACTTTGCACACCCTGGAGCGGAAACTGGAGTCCAATCACGCAGAAATGAGGTACTGGGAGGGAAAGGCAGGGTTCCGCATCGAAGAGGAAATCCTGAGATTGGAGCAGAGAATCAAGAAGAATGCGATAGAGATTGAGGAAGAGGAGTTCTGGGAGAACGAGTGGCAAATAGAGCAGGAAAATGAAAAGCAGCTGGCAGAACAGCTGGAGGAGGTGAATCTCCGGATCAGGGACTGCGATGAGAAGCTGAAGGATCACAAGCAGAAAATTCAGAAGATTGAGAAGGGCATCGAAGCCGAAAAGGTTCAGCAGGAGATTCGAGGGTCACAAGTCAACGAGGAGGAGGTGAAAGAGAGCCTTGTGAAAATCAGAAGGGATATCGAGCTTAAGAATCAACATAGCACTCGGTTACAGAACAGCCTGAGGGCTGTGGAAAGGACTTTGGGGCAAGCTATTAAAAAGCTTCAG GAGAAGGAGCTGGAACTTGAGCAACTGACCAAGGAGCTGCGACAAGTGAACCTGCAACAGTTCATCCAGCAGACAGGGACCAAGGTCACAGTGCTTCCCGTTCAGCCCACTGAGGAAGAACTGCCTCTAGCCCAAGAGAAAG CAGCACCTTTGATGTCGACGGGTTCCCTGAAGTGGCCTCCATCCACTCGCCAGCTGCCCAGTAATCTGAGGATCCTGCAGAACCCACTGACATCGGGCTTTAACCCAGAAGGCATCTACGTGTAA
- the rassf8b gene encoding ras association domain-containing protein 8b isoform X3 has translation MELKVWVEGVQRIVCGVTEATTCQEVVIALAQAIGRTGRYALIEKWRETERYLAPQENPLVALNKWGQYASDVQFILRRTGPSLSERPTSDSVGRGPERTLYRQSLPPLAKLRPQNDRSLRRKEPKRKSLTFTGPKGFVDIFGKGKDLEVKQQALACRATVEEFKKVVYLQKETLHTLERKLESNHAEMRYWEGKAGFRIEEEILRLEQRIKKNAIEIEEEEFWENEWQIEQENEKQLAEQLEEVNLRIRDCDEKLKDHKQKIQKIEKGIEAEKVQQEIRGSQVNEEEVKESLVKIRRDIELKNQHSTRLQNSLRAVERTLGQAIKKLQEKELELEQLTKELRQVNLQQFIQQTGTKVTVLPVQPTEEELPLAQEKVPAHHSSISLPVGRSYFPAWQS, from the exons atggagctgaaggtgtggGTCGAAGGGGTCCAGCGCATTGTGTGTGGTGTCACCGAGGCGACCACATGCCAGGAGGTGGTCATTGCCCTGGCTCAGGCTATCG GAAGAACAGGCCGATATGCTCTTATTGAGAAATGGAGAGAGACGGAACGCTATCTGGCCCCTCAGGAGAATCCATTGGTCGCCCTGAATAAGTGGGGCCAGTATGCCAGTGACGTGCAGTTTATCCTCCGCCGCACGGGCCCTTCTCTAAGCGAGCGGCCCACATCAGACAGCGTCGGGCGTGGGCCCGAAAGGACGTTGTACAGGCAAAGCCTGCCACCCTTGGCAAAACTGAGGCCCCAGAATGACAGGTCACTTAGAAGGAAGGAGCCAAAGAGAAAGTCCTTGACCTTCACCGGTCCAAAAGGCTTCGTTGACATTTTCGGGAAGGGAAAGGATTTGGAGGTGAAGCAACAAGCTCTCGCCTGCAGAGCTACTGTGGAAGAGTTCAAGAAAGTGGTTTATCTGCAGAAGGAGACTTTGCACACCCTGGAGCGGAAACTGGAGTCCAATCACGCAGAAATGAGGTACTGGGAGGGAAAGGCAGGGTTCCGCATCGAAGAGGAAATCCTGAGATTGGAGCAGAGAATCAAGAAGAATGCGATAGAGATTGAGGAAGAGGAGTTCTGGGAGAACGAGTGGCAAATAGAGCAGGAAAATGAAAAGCAGCTGGCAGAACAGCTGGAGGAGGTGAATCTCCGGATCAGGGACTGCGATGAGAAGCTGAAGGATCACAAGCAGAAAATTCAGAAGATTGAGAAGGGCATCGAAGCCGAAAAGGTTCAGCAGGAGATTCGAGGGTCACAAGTCAACGAGGAGGAGGTGAAAGAGAGCCTTGTGAAAATCAGAAGGGATATCGAGCTTAAGAATCAACATAGCACTCGGTTACAGAACAGCCTGAGGGCTGTGGAAAGGACTTTGGGGCAAGCTATTAAAAAGCTTCAG GAGAAGGAGCTGGAACTTGAGCAACTGACCAAGGAGCTGCGACAAGTGAACCTGCAACAGTTCATCCAGCAGACAGGGACCAAGGTCACAGTGCTTCCCGTTCAGCCCACTGAGGAAGAACTGCCTCTAGCCCAAGAGAAAG ttccagctcaccattcatcaatctcactgcccgtgggaagaagctatttcccggcctggcagtcctga
- the rassf8b gene encoding ras association domain-containing protein 8b isoform X2, protein MELKVWVEGVQRIVCGVTEATTCQEVVIALAQAIGRTGRYALIEKWRETERYLAPQENPLVALNKWGQYASDVQFILRRTGPSLSERPTSDSVGRGPERTLYRQSLPPLAKLRPQNDRSLRRKEPKRKSLTFTGPKGFVDIFGKGKDLEVKQQALACRATVEEFKKVVYLQKETLHTLERKLESNHAEMRYWEGKAGFRIEEEILRLEQRIKKNAIEIEEEEFWENEWQIEQENEKQLAEQLEEVNLRIRDCDEKLKDHKQKIQKIEKGIEAEKVQQEIRGSQVNEEEVKESLVKIRRDIELKNQHSTRLQNSLRAVERTLGQAIKKLQEKELELEQLTKELRQVNLQQFIQQTGTKVTVLPVQPTEEELPLAQEKAPLMSTGSLKWPPSTRQLPSNLRILQNPLTSGFNPEGIYV, encoded by the exons atggagctgaaggtgtggGTCGAAGGGGTCCAGCGCATTGTGTGTGGTGTCACCGAGGCGACCACATGCCAGGAGGTGGTCATTGCCCTGGCTCAGGCTATCG GAAGAACAGGCCGATATGCTCTTATTGAGAAATGGAGAGAGACGGAACGCTATCTGGCCCCTCAGGAGAATCCATTGGTCGCCCTGAATAAGTGGGGCCAGTATGCCAGTGACGTGCAGTTTATCCTCCGCCGCACGGGCCCTTCTCTAAGCGAGCGGCCCACATCAGACAGCGTCGGGCGTGGGCCCGAAAGGACGTTGTACAGGCAAAGCCTGCCACCCTTGGCAAAACTGAGGCCCCAGAATGACAGGTCACTTAGAAGGAAGGAGCCAAAGAGAAAGTCCTTGACCTTCACCGGTCCAAAAGGCTTCGTTGACATTTTCGGGAAGGGAAAGGATTTGGAGGTGAAGCAACAAGCTCTCGCCTGCAGAGCTACTGTGGAAGAGTTCAAGAAAGTGGTTTATCTGCAGAAGGAGACTTTGCACACCCTGGAGCGGAAACTGGAGTCCAATCACGCAGAAATGAGGTACTGGGAGGGAAAGGCAGGGTTCCGCATCGAAGAGGAAATCCTGAGATTGGAGCAGAGAATCAAGAAGAATGCGATAGAGATTGAGGAAGAGGAGTTCTGGGAGAACGAGTGGCAAATAGAGCAGGAAAATGAAAAGCAGCTGGCAGAACAGCTGGAGGAGGTGAATCTCCGGATCAGGGACTGCGATGAGAAGCTGAAGGATCACAAGCAGAAAATTCAGAAGATTGAGAAGGGCATCGAAGCCGAAAAGGTTCAGCAGGAGATTCGAGGGTCACAAGTCAACGAGGAGGAGGTGAAAGAGAGCCTTGTGAAAATCAGAAGGGATATCGAGCTTAAGAATCAACATAGCACTCGGTTACAGAACAGCCTGAGGGCTGTGGAAAGGACTTTGGGGCAAGCTATTAAAAAGCTTCAG GAGAAGGAGCTGGAACTTGAGCAACTGACCAAGGAGCTGCGACAAGTGAACCTGCAACAGTTCATCCAGCAGACAGGGACCAAGGTCACAGTGCTTCCCGTTCAGCCCACTGAGGAAGAACTGCCTCTAGCCCAAGAGAAAG CACCTTTGATGTCGACGGGTTCCCTGAAGTGGCCTCCATCCACTCGCCAGCTGCCCAGTAATCTGAGGATCCTGCAGAACCCACTGACATCGGGCTTTAACCCAGAAGGCATCTACGTGTAA